Proteins found in one Nocardia brasiliensis ATCC 700358 genomic segment:
- a CDS encoding Uma2 family endonuclease: MTAVPEITLDSYLDLPEDLSRQIEVEDGRIIHCESPSPSHQRISRNLVQAVLDATEKHDRDNHSCHEVNGELDVLFAEVPRFNYRRPDVVVYRCVPRDRGGCWKDKPIAGDVVVVAEVVFASTITEDLITKRKLYAKAGIPHYWIIRMAGDDGIAVSVERLRLSADQVYVSGGSAIRDRDLFAVQTSDPLEITVTWAQLDRGFPA; this comes from the coding sequence GTGACCGCCGTACCGGAGATCACGCTGGATTCGTATCTCGACTTGCCCGAGGACCTGTCTCGACAGATCGAGGTCGAAGATGGCCGGATCATTCACTGCGAGTCGCCGAGCCCGAGCCATCAACGCATCTCGCGCAATCTGGTTCAAGCGGTGCTGGACGCGACCGAGAAGCACGATCGGGACAACCACAGCTGTCACGAGGTCAACGGTGAGCTCGATGTATTGTTCGCCGAGGTACCGAGGTTCAATTACCGGCGGCCTGACGTGGTTGTCTACCGCTGCGTTCCGAGGGATCGGGGAGGTTGTTGGAAGGACAAGCCGATCGCCGGTGATGTCGTCGTAGTCGCCGAGGTCGTCTTTGCTTCGACTATCACCGAAGACCTCATCACGAAGCGCAAGCTGTATGCGAAGGCCGGGATTCCGCACTACTGGATAATTCGAATGGCAGGCGATGACGGAATCGCGGTATCGGTCGAACGGCTTCGGTTGTCTGCGGACCAGGTCTATGTCAGCGGGGGCTCGGCAATTCGCGACCGGGATCTGTTCGCCGTGCAAACGTCCGATCCGCTGGAGATCACGGTGACCTGGGCGCAGCTGGATCGCGGATTTCCCGCCTGA